Proteins co-encoded in one Podospora pseudoanserina strain CBS 124.78 chromosome 7 map unlocalized CBS124.78p_7, whole genome shotgun sequence genomic window:
- a CDS encoding uncharacterized protein (COG:S; EggNog:ENOG503P0UP), with protein MASSKEIQQTSRPLNRPSMTSSSSVPGGLTLSRQSHSRNHSHSIIGATLNGTHRVTRRKSMTNTGANVAAVAAAFTEPGDGPMPLQISVRRNTLSKNGLSRSVVAGSLPSPPASLPSRRFLAGTGMSNLQENAIDDELNDASGDDADSAFQKARVRRASDGQPLVKEGGRKSNRPELRCEKCGKGYKHSSCLTKHLWEHTPEWSYTSKLLISKHQQVQLLEAASVLVAMNKDSATTPPDSARDFNSEQGSASPPASGFSDPQDRSSADTTPPPQLDAVGAANGSYRNFSKRFSNGSGISRSYQSAPFGSSALGSVPNGSGFGHFRQLSQDQRPTSSGRNATGQADSELAAALLGCSFGSHNGSSRTVHLPADAPPVPPLPTKFLEEAMLGSSFMNSYPSRAPESFTRGELRRVDVKMEEAESVMDEDDEDMRSRGRSEEDDDGVFGRMEE; from the exons ATGGCCTCTTCCAAG GAAATTCAACAGACCTCTCGACCCCTGAACCGACCCTCCAtgacctcgtcgtcgtccgtCCCAGGGGGCCTCACCCTGAGCCGCCAATCCCACTCCCGaaaccactcccactccatCATCGGAGCCACCCTCAACGGCACCCACCGCGTTACCCGTCGCAAGAGCATGACAAACACGGGCGCTAATGTTGCAGCCGTAGCTGCTGCCTTTACGGAACCCGGCGACGGGCCCATGCCCCTCCAGATCTCGGTCCGCCGAAACACACTGTCCAAGAATGGCCTCTCCCGGTCCGTGGTAGCTGGCAGCCTGCCGTCTCCGCCAGCAAGCCTGCCCAGTCGCAGATTCCTGGCCGGGACAGGCATGAGCAACTTGCAGGAGAATGCGATCGACGACGAGCTCAATGACGCATCGGGGGATGACGCCGATTCGGCCTTCCAGAAAGCTCGCGTTAGAAGAGCAAGCGACGGACAGCCCCTGGTCAAGGAAGGTGGACGCAAGAGCAATCGCCCAGAGCTTCGCTGCGAGAAGTGCGGGAAGGGATACAAGCATAGCAGCTGCCTGACCAAGCATTT GTGGGAACATACCCCCGAATGGTCCTACACCTCCAAGCTCTTGATTTCGAAGCACCAGCAGGTGCAGCTGCTCGAGGCTGCTTCGGTACTCGTTGCTATGAACAAGGACTCAGCCACGACGCCCCCAGATTCGGCCCGGGACTTCAACAGCGAACAGGGTTCGGCGTCGCCCCCAGCAAGCGGCTTCTCGGATCCCCAGGACCGGAGCTCGGCCGATACCACCCCACCGCCGCAGCTGGACGCTGTCGGCGCTGCGAACGGGTCGTACAGAAACTTCAGCAAGAGGTTCAGCAACGGCAGTGGGATTTCCCGGTCATATCAGTCTGCGCCTTTTGGAAGTTCAGCTCTTGGCAGCGTTCCAAACGGATCCGGGTTTGGCCACTTTCGGCAGCTGAGCCAGGACCAAAGACCAACATCGTCTGGCAGAAATGCTACCGGTCAGGCCGACAGCgagcttgctgctgccctgcTGGGTTGCAGTTTCGGTAGCCACAACGGGTCTTCGCGGACGGTCCACCTTCCGGCCGACGCACCTCCCGTGCCGCCCCTCCCTACCAAGTTTCTCGAGGAGGCCATGTTGGGCAGCAGCTTCATGAACAGTTACCCCAGCAGGGCTCCTGAGAGTTTCACCCGAGGAGAGCTCCGCCGTGTAGACGTCAAGATGGAGGAAGCCGAGAGCGTCAtggacgaagacgacgaggacatgCGCTCCCGCGGCCGAagcgaagaggatgacgacggtGTATTCGGCCGAATGGAGGAATAA
- a CDS encoding uncharacterized protein (EggNog:ENOG503P1F5), with protein MPRIKEAAADALTAVEKASDTVAHLATRVEVAAGDAVVAAPATIARSLPGDTARLALGVGMSFGVEVVGRWVVRYLTKGEGVDGMLEDGRDDLVVVGWRILVLALGWLGDFDGWDLASLALLSHGPATFLVSVFYGIRWLTAGAYLGVEVVSTALPFLLLRHLSGDGGKESAATPNREIVTDKWIQLLTSLQAGLVYSVVLFLAGRTFLSDVFVLHFEGIPTVKPAVEPAAIFTGADGVATGVLGLLMGWAARRFIFAPVVTAPEGTVGDEENERFDPASASLEETVKWNLWGWRDKTKVSVVRTGAAVVATVVGTYLDTALGIRGVDQVGAGVYAGVWGLAVVLTGVALTYVGSI; from the exons ATGCCCCGAATCAaagaggcggcggcggacgCCCTTACCGCAGTGGAAAAGGCGTCTGACACGGTTGCCCACCTGGCCACGCGCGTCGAGGTCGCTGCGGGGGATGCGGTCGTTGCTGCTCCTGCCACCATCGCCCGGTCGTTGCCCGGGGATACGGCGAGACTTGCcctgggggtggggatgagtttcggggttgaggtggtggggaggtgggtggtcaGGTATTTGAccaagggagagggggttgatgggatgttggaggatgggagggatgatttggttgtggttgggtggaggat ACTCGTACTAGCACTGGGTTGGCTCGGTGACTTTGACGGTTGGGATTTGGCTTCGCTGGCTTTGCTTTCGCATGGTCCTGCG ACGTTTCTTGTCTCTGTCTTTTACGGCATTCGCTGGTTGACCGCCGGCGCCTATCTCGGTGTGGAGGTCGTATCAACTGCCTTGCCGTTCCTCCTTTTGCGTCATCTCTCCGGTGACGGGGGCAAGGAGAGTGCTGCCACACCGAACAGGGAGATCGTCACCGACAAGTGGATTCAGCTTCTTACTAGCCTTCAGGCGGGATTGGTCTACAGTGTTGTGCTCTTCCTGGCTGGCAGGACGTTCCTGTCGGATGTGTTTGTGCTCCACTTTGAGGGGATTCCTACTGTCAAGCCTGCCGTTGAGCCAGCGGCCATCTTTACGGGGGCGGATGGGGTCGCGAcgggggttttggggttgttgatggggtgggcTGCTAGGAGGTTCATCTTTGCGCCTGTGGTTACGGCTCCCGAGGGGACGGTcggggatgaggagaatgAGAGGTTTGATCCTGCGAGTGCGAGCTTGGAGGAGACGGTCAAGTGGAATttgtgggggtggagggacAAGACGAAGGTTTCGGTTGTGAGGACGGGCGCGGCTGTGGTTGCTACGGTTGTGGGCACGTATTTGGATACGGCATTGGGGATTAGGGGCGTTGATCAGGTTGGGGCGGGGGTCTATGCTGGTGTTTGGGGATTGGCGGTTGTGTTGACGGGGGTGGCGTTGACGTATGTGGGGAGCATCTGA
- a CDS encoding uncharacterized protein (EggNog:ENOG503PFUU) has product MKEATSPSTESSISTPSSPASEATITHTSSPASSSTTVTAAPSPALTSTTLAPSPSTTVNIPSPSATEDIPTTTTTTMYEYESIMTFDQPMIMGYDPSGSSSSYTTPSSASGAVVKKKKSIKSETSIDLRGPLEVDGSVKSMASIKFDGDFAVRDRVEAYGDVGVHGTLNCSSRMKSMGNVKINGNATFGDKVKIFGKLKINGSLEVNGDLEVWGALTVNGYLKCRNLTVHASLTTVDSSWYEAESETVHGAKLVQRSGYVG; this is encoded by the exons ATGAAAGAAGCCACCTCTCCTTCGACAGAGAGTTCTATATCTaccccatcgtcaccagCATCTGAAGCAACAATTACACACACATCCTCACCggcatcctcttcaacaacagtTACTGCTGCTCCTTCGCCAGCTTTGACATCAACAACTCTtgctccttcaccttcaacaacagTCAACATTCCTTCCCCATCTGCAACGGAAGACATTccaactacaacaacaacaacaatgtaCGAGTACGAAAGTATCATGACCTTTGACCAGCCCATGATTATGGGCTACGACCCCTCTggctcttcctcgtcgtacaccaccccctcatctgCTTCTGGAGCcgtggtcaagaagaagaagagcatcAAGTCTGAGACTTCGATTGACCTCCGCGGCCCATTGGAAGTCGATGGCTCAGTCAAGTCAATGGCGAGCATCAAGTTTGACGGGGACTTTGCCGTCAGGGATAGAGTGGAGGCTTATGGGGATGTGGGTGTTCACGGCACACTCAATTGCAG CTCACGAATGAAGTCAATGGGCAATGTGAAAATCAACGGAAACGCCACATTCGGGGACAAGGTCAAAATCTTTGGGAAGCTGAAGATCAACGGGAGTCTGGAAGTCAATGGTGACTTGGAGGTGTGGGGGGCGTTGACGGTGAACGGATATCTGAAGTGCAGGAACTTGACGGTTCATGCCTCCCTCACAACGGTGGATAGCTCGTGGTATGAGGCGGAGAGCGAGACGGTTCATGGGGCGAAGTTGGTGCAGAGGAGTGGTTATGTTGGATGA
- a CDS encoding uncharacterized protein (EggNog:ENOG503Q4MZ): MAAPEAIQPVVDEAISPRQDAPPSIEQAMHESIKSIENITPLNPLDLRADPDAQATVSDFLDFTEYLPADMMRSLTLIGQLDQAYIDSSNNIDELTTQWGQLPGLPAGAKSKNTPVELRSHVSENLHHALNSRVYSHAEAQRMAENVNRHLNRAKTILAKLQAMQYNYQELEEQQKSPVANRSPQMSRVPKITLKIDGQKVRRPRVPRITVPGEVLAPYDINFDAYTTGSESSSEEEDDAVSSSRVTPAPRIKVVKGSTRPPKSSVPRAPRPRTSVPPPNVPGGLSTSAAMAQLVPPPENAVPGSADAPWCQLTAFELARLRKRMKKNAAWTPSDTMVARELAALGRGVDAFKAAKKKAEDEGRVFEGAMPVPTIDPHTGEKRMPLGALTVDALASDDKNITNRGMKLNEAKKLKREQLAKLAADEAEQSAAMLREQARMIMGGVPQPAAVADAKAIKSKAPKKRKRDSMPGTEAEGAEEQETAADGSQQAQRPQFKRTKTETPVPPPIITSGNSLGPPQETPVQLPQRTNAVLHSTTPIPLPNLSQDQSITAKPASVISATSPAGSNAGPSSVPTLAPIKLPTTETPIPPPVISPKKSVTPILPPVRETRQKQATRSQDQQQQSQPQQLPPGAVSGVASKATSRTASPELVAPKPDPDAAPTPAPAQPASTVVTRRPASRGKASSQEPALPHHPPSLAADRPRRTSTARNTPAPPDVAAALSSHTTATTSATAASTTAATAPTAAGNSTTRPASKRAGKRPAPGVISRTNSGGNSAVGTRKAAPRKKQSAAAGSRTAGGGNKKEKEVAATPVETHGGTAEVEVDDEGNVIDPEEPRYCLCNRVSFGTMIQCDNVDQCKQEWFHLECVGLEDIPARTTKWYCPDCRKALKIGERGEVSARGVRA, encoded by the exons ATGGCTGCTCCAGAGGCCATTCAACCCGTTGTCGACGAGGCCATCTCTCCGCGACAGGATGCGCCACCGTCCATCGAGCAGGCTATGCACGAGTCCATCAAGTCCATCGAAAATATCACGCCGCTCAATCCCCTCGACCTCCGAGCCGATCCCGATGCCCAGGCCACCGTTAGTGACTTCCTCGACTTTACCGAGTACCTCCCGGCCGATATGATGCGTTCTTTGACCCTGATTGGCCAACTCGACCAGGCCTACATCGATTCCTCGAACAACATCGACGAACTCACAACACAATGGGGCCAGCTCCCCGGCCTCCCGGCTGGTGCTAAGAGCAAGAATACACCGGTGGAGCTGCGCAGCCACGTGTCAGAAAACCTACACCATGCCCTCAACTCTCGCGTCTATTCCCATGCCGAAGCGCAACGGATGGCCGAGAATGTGAACCGTCATCTCAACCGTGCCAAGACCATTCTCGCAAAATTGCAGGCTATGCAGTATAACTACCAAGAGTTGGAGGAGCAACAAAAGAGCCCAGTGGCCAACAGATCGCCTCAGATGTCGAGAGTGCCAAAGATTACACTGAAAATAGACGGACAGAAAGTGCGCAGGCCGAGAGTGCCTAGGATCACAGTTCCTGGCGAGGTGTTGGCGCCATATGATATCAACTTTGACGCATACACCACGGGATCTGAGAGCAGttcggaggaagaggatgacgcAGTATCTTCCAGCCGGGTCACTCCGGCTCCGCGTATCAAGGTCGTGAAAGGATCAACAAGGCCGCCCAAGTCGAGTGTTCCAAGGGCGCCAAGACCCAGGACATctgtcccccctcccaatgTGCCCGGTGGGCTATCCACCAGTGCTGCCATGGCACAGCTCGTCCCTCCACCCGAAAACGCAGTCCCAGGAAGCGCCGATGCTCCATGGTGTCAGCTCACTGCGTTTGAACTGGCAAGACTTCGTAAGAGAATGAAGAAGAACGCGGCTTGGACTCCAAGTGATACCATGGTTGCGCGAGAGCTAGCCGCGCTCGGACGAGGCGTCGATGCCTTCAAAGCTGCGAAGAAAAAGGCAGAGgacgaggggagggtgtttgagggggcGATGCCGGTGCCGACGATCGACCCTCACACCGGCGAGAAGAGGATGCCGCTCGGGGCTTTGACTGTGGATGCTTTGGCGTCGGATGACAAGAATATCACAAACCGTGGCATGAAACTGAACGAGGCTAAGAAACTCAAGAGGGAGCAACTGGCCAAGCTGGCAGCGGACGAAGCCGAACAGTCGGCTGCCATGTTACGGGAACAGGCACGGATGATTATGGGGGGCGTACCTCAACCAGCTGCTGTCGCGGATGCCAAAGCAATCAAGAGCAAGGCTCCGAAGAAGCGGAAACGAGATTCGATGCCGGGAACTGAGGCCGAAGGTGCTGAAGAACAGGAGACCGCGGCGGATGGCAGTCAACAGGCTCAGAGGCCACAGTTTAAGAGAACCAAGACGGAGACGCCTGTACCGCCGCCAATAATAACCTCTGGGAATTCTTTGGGCCCGCCTCAGGAAACGCCGGTCCAGCTTCCCCAGAGGACAAATGCGGTCTTGCACTCTACAACGCCTATACCTTTACCAAACCTTTCTCAGGACCAGTCAATAACGGCCAAGCCGGCATCAGTAATATCAGCTACCTCACCCGCCGGTAGCAACGCCGGGCCTTCGAGCGTCCCGACATTGGCACCCATCAAACTGCCGACTACCGAGACACCTATACCACCGCCAGTGATTTCACCAAAGAAGTCAGTGACGCCCATCCTGCCTCCTGTGAGAGAGACCCGCCAGAAGCAGGCCACTCGGTCGCAagatcagcaacaacagtcacaaccacagcagcttCCACCAGGGGCCGTGTCAGGAGTCGCAAGCAAGGCCACGTCAAGGACAGCAAGCCCCGAGCTGGTTGCACCAAAGCCAGATCCCGACGCTGCTCCtacccctgcccctgcccaaccagcatcaacagtCGTAACCCGCCGCCCAGCTTCGAGAGGAAAAGCGTCAAGCCAAGAGCCAGCactacctcaccaccccccatctcTGGCAGCAGACCGTCCCCGCCGGACTAGCACCGCCCGAAAcacccctgcccctccagATGTAGCCGCTGCCCTATCTTCTCACACAACCGCGACGACTTCTGCCACTGCTGCTAGCACCACTGCCGCCACTgctcccaccgccgccggcaactccaccaccagaccGGCCAGCAAACGAGCCGGCAAGCGCCCTGCTCCCGGCGTCATTAGCCGGACCAACAGCGGCGGTAACAGCGCCGTGGGTACGCGCAAGGcggcgccgaggaagaagcagagCGCCGCTGCCGGGTCAAGAACTGCTGGTGGCGGtaacaagaaggagaaagaggTGGCGGCGACGCCGGTGGAAACACACGGCGGGACGgcagaggtggaggtggacgaCGAAGGGAATGTGATTGATCCGGAGGAGCCGAGATATTGTCTGTGTAATCGGGTCAGCTTTGGGACGATGATTCAGTGTGATAATGTTGAT CAATGCAAGCAGGAGTGGTTTCACTTGGAGTGTGTCGGGTTGGAGGACATTccggcgaggacgacgaagTGGTATTGTCCGGATTGCAGGAAGGCGTTGAagattggggagaggggtgaGGTTAGTGCcaggggggtgagggcgtag
- a CDS encoding uncharacterized protein (EggNog:ENOG503NZ9I; COG:S; CAZy:CE5) has translation MKLPCLPLHLHHRHHLLLLLLLLPLTLPSASSLPVTPQPGPCPLLHILSARETTAPPGFGSSITLTQLLLSTFNHSSPPTTHPTITAEAIDYPALGANTSEYAASVTTGTAAVIKRLSTFNALCPETILILHGFSQGGQIIDDALCGVPHDFTGRGKPDEDGGRVGRPLVRREVQRNIAAVVLMGSPRFTGGKRRGEKGTARVGGFAARPEGFSCPVFDDRMVSFCDEGDPFCSDGEDEEVHGGYGGVYGGEALGFVVERVLVG, from the coding sequence ATGAAGCTCCCATGCCtacctcttcacctccaccaccgccatcacctcctcctcctcctcctcctcctccccctcaccctcccatcAGCCTCCTCACTCCCAGTCACACCACAACCCGGCCcctgccccctcctccacatcctctccgcccgTGAGACCACCGCCCCCCCAGGCTTCGGCTCCTCCATAACCCTTactcaactcctcctctcaaccttcaaccactcctcccccccaaccacccacccaaccataACCGCCGAAGCAATAGACTACCCGGCCCTAGGCGCCAACACATCCGAATACGCCGCCTCAGTAACAAccggaacagcagcagtcatCAAACGGCTTTCTACATTCAACGCCCTGTGTCCAGAGACAATACTCATCCTCCATGGGTTCAGCCAGGGAGGGCAGATCATAGATGATGCGCTTTGCGGGGTGCCTCATGATTTTACTGGACGAGGAAAACctgatgaagatgggggaCGGGTTGGGAGGCCTTTGGTCAGGAGGGAGGTGCAGAGGAATAttgcggcggtggtgttgatggggagtCCGAGGTTTACtggtgggaaaaggaggggggagaaggggacggcgagggtgggaggATTTGCTGCCCGACCGGAGGGGTTCAGCTGTCCGGTGTTTGATGATAGGATGGTGAGTTTttgtgatgagggggatcCGTTTTGTtcggatggggaggatgaggaggttcaTGGGGGGTATGGGGGAGTTTATGGGGGGGAGGCGTTGGGGTTTGTGGTTGAGAGGGTGCTGGTTGGGTGA